The following proteins are encoded in a genomic region of Hydra vulgaris chromosome 05, alternate assembly HydraT2T_AEP:
- the LOC136080142 gene encoding uncharacterized protein LOC136080142: MSSYTSQHHELELLNNGLNFALPPAFIKKDGQLKDDQTIKREVSLQGYLRKLKKLKCFEKDIYNKIYPVGSQTARIYALNKMHKLSKDSSLPSFRPIISTIGTYNYKLAKHLSDLLSPYLPKHYTTFDSFSLVEDLKQVDVTNKFIVSYDVENLFTNIPLNETINIATELFFKDIRSKYFSKTHFKKLLQISTSGSHFLFNGKFYDQLDGVAMGSPLAPILANMFIGFHEQTWVNNCSSSIPIFYKRYVDDIIAIF, encoded by the exons ATGTCTTCATACACTTCACAACACCATGAACTGGAGTTATTGAATAATGGTCTTAACTTTGCTTTACCACCAgcgtttataaaaaaagacgGAC aattaaaagatgACCAAACTATAAAAAGAGAAGTATCTTTACAAGGGTATcttagaaaacttaaaaaacttaaatgttttgaaaaagacatttacaataaaatttatcctGTTGGTTCACAAACAGCAAGAATTTATGCTCTTAATAAGATGCACAAACTTAGTAAAGATTCTTCTCTACCATCTTTTCGACCAATTATTTCAACCATTGGcacatataattataaacttgcTAAACATCTTTCAGATTTATTATCTCCATATTTACCAAAACATTATACCACTTTTGACTCATTTTCATTAGTTGAAGATTTAAAACAAGTTGATGTAACTAACAAATTTATAGTTTCTTATGATGTTGAAAACTTATTTACTAACATTCCACTTAATGAAACTATAAATATAGCAacagaattgttttttaaagatattcgctcaaaatatttttctaaaactcatttcaaaaaattacttcaaatttCAACATCAGGTTCTCATTTCTTATTTAACGGAAAATTTTATGATCAGTTAGATGGCGTTGCAATGGGTTCTCCTTTAGCACCAATTTTAGCTAATATGTTTATCGGTTTTCATGAACAAACGTGGGTTAATAATTGCTCATCCTCCATACCGATATTTTATAAACGTTATGTGGATGACAtaatagcaattttttaa